The following coding sequences lie in one Chelmon rostratus isolate fCheRos1 chromosome 2, fCheRos1.pri, whole genome shotgun sequence genomic window:
- the zgc:171566 gene encoding zgc:171566, which produces MCRPAAAVLAALTACLSCAPLGARSQQLNYRPVIGVLAQENLPEDQFARGSSYIAASYVKYLEGAGARVVPIRINRTEEEYAKIFYSINGLLLPGGDVDIQTSQFSRAAKIFYDLALKANDAGDYFPIWGTCQGFQQLSVLTANKNLLTLTDTKAVALPLTLTAAAQSSRLFRSFPKDLLQSLAEENITSNFHSWSLSMQNFSRNGKLKRFYKVLSTNNDGRKEFISTMEAYRYPFYAVQWHPEKSPFEWIDKPGMVHSTSAIRACFYTASFFVSEAMRNQHNFSSPAEEERALIYNFSPVYRGIHAVFVQNYYFD; this is translated from the exons ATGTGTCGCCCGGCTGCAGCGGTGCTCGCGGCGCTGACCGCCTGCCTGTCGTGCGCTCCGCTTGGAGCGAGGAGCCAGCAGCTCAACTACCGACCGGTCATCG GTGTGCTGGCGCAGGAAAACCTTCCAGAAGACCAGTTTGCTCGTGGGTCCTCTTACATCGCTGCCTCCTATGTCAAATACCTGGAGGGAGCCGGGGCAAGGGTCGTACCCATCAG AATCAATCGCACAGAAGAGGAATATGCAAAGATATTCTACTCAATAAACGG GTTACTGCTGCCGGGAGGAGACGTAGACATTCAGACATCGCAGTTCAGTCGAGCCGCCAAGATCTTTTACGACTTGGCTCTGAAG GCCAACGATGCTGGAGACTACTTCCCTATATGGGGAACCTGCCAGGGCttccagcagctgtctgtcctcACAGCCAACAAAAACCTGCTCACCCTCACTGATACCAAGGCTGTGGCTCTGCCCCTCACTCTCACAGCAG CGGCCCAGTCCAGCCGTCTGTTCCGGAGTTTTCCCAAGGATCTGCTGCAGTCTCTGGCCGAGGAAAACATCACTTCCAACTTCCACAGCTGGAGTCTGTCTATGCAG AACTTCAGCCGAAACGGCAAGCTGAAGAGGTTTTACAAGGTCCTGTCCACTAACAACGACGGGAGGAAGGAATTCATCTCCACCATGGAAG CCTACCGCTACCCATTTTATGCAGTGCAGTGGCATCCTGAGAAAAGCCCCTTTGAGTGGATAGATAAGCCGGGCATGGTGCACTCCACCTCTGCTATAAGAGCCTGCTTCTACACTGCCAGCTTCTTTGTCTCTGAAG CCATGAGGAATCAGCACAATTTCTCCAGTCCTGCGGAGGAAGAGCGAGCTCTCATCTACAACTTCTCCCCCGTCTACAGAGGCATCCACGCCGTCTTCGTGCAGAACTATTACTTCGATTGA